A stretch of the Rhinoderma darwinii isolate aRhiDar2 chromosome 3, aRhiDar2.hap1, whole genome shotgun sequence genome encodes the following:
- the LOC142750641 gene encoding olfactory receptor 5V1-like: MNQTMITEIFLIGFHNLQDLRFFVIFMCLVMYFATITGNLIIILLVSTSHHLRSPMFFYLGHLSFSDMLLISNIVPFLVHIILFNGGLVSLKGCITQFFFYGISATTECLLLTAMSYDRYLAICSPLHYSTIMSPRLCVYIVLFCWSLGFIITLVPILLMQTLWFCGPNVIDHFFCDLGPLLELSCSDVSIVKYEVLSLSGLLTIIPFVFIVVTYGYIFLTILKITSVTGRKKTFSTCSSHLAVVCTYYGTLFAIYVVPRRRYSLNVNKVVSLMYSVVTPLFNPIIYGLRNQEIKTAIRNYILINSRNPRK; encoded by the coding sequence ATGAACCAGACAATGATAACTGAAATATTTCTCATTGGCTTCCATAATCTTCAAGATTTAAGGTTCTTTGTCATCTTCATGTGCCTGGTCATGTACTTCGCTACAATAACTGGGAATCTCATCATTATCTTGTTGGTTTCCACCAGTCATCACCTCCGATCTCCAATGTTCTTctatcttggtcacctctctttttCTGATATGTTGCTCATTTCCAACATTGTCCCATTCTTGGTGCACATTATACTGTTTAATGGTGGCCTAGTGTCCCTTAAGGGCTGTATAACTCAGTTCTTCTTTTATGGTATTTCTGCAACTACCGAGTGTCTTCTGCTGACAGCAATGTCCTATGACCGTTATCTCGCTATTTGCAGCCCACTGCACTACTCCACCATTATGAGCCCAAGACTATGCgtatatatagttttattttgctGGTCTTTGGGATTTATAATaactctggtaccaatattattgATGCAGACATTGTGGTTCTGTGGTCCCAATGTCATTGACCACTTCTTCTGTGACCTTGGACCTCTACTGGAGCTGTCCTGTTCAGATGTTTCCATAGTAAAATATGAGGTGCTGTCTCTCTCTGGTCTCTTAACTATTATCCCCTTTGTGTTTATTGTGGTCACCTATGGTTATATTTTTCTAACTATCTTGAAGATCACCTCAGTCACTGGGAGGAAGAAGACATTTTCGACTTGTAGTTCTCACCTGGCTGTTGTATGTACTTATTATGGAACACTCTTTGCAATTTATGTAGTACCCCGCAGAAGGTATTCATTGAATGTCAACAAAGTGGTATCTCTCATGTACTCGGTGGTCACCCCTTTATTTAATCCTATTATATATGGCTTAAGAAATCAAGAAATCAAAACGGCCATCCGAAATTATATTCTCATAAATAGTAGAAACCCGAGAAAATGA